A region of the Rhizobium binae genome:
CCGGAGCCGCTCAAAAACCTGCTGCATGAGGCGCTGGTCGGCGACATAGCCGATCGCCTCGCCGCCCACGCGCCGTCCTTCGATAAGGCCCATTTCGTGAAGCTCGCGACCGACGGCCTCGTGGCGCTGGAACTGATGGAACGCGCGGCGCTGATCCGCGACGCGCTGTTTGTGACGCTTCCCGAGGACTTTAGCGACGCAGCCGCCATCCTGAAGGCAAGCCTGCCTGCATCAGGCAAGCCCGGGCTGACCGGCTGGATGCTGCTGCCGATCAATCAGTTCATCGCTGCGCGCGGCCTCGATCATTTTGAACTCGGCCTCGACCTCCTCAAGGCGCTGACGCCGCATTTCACCGCCGAATTCGGTATTCGTCCCTTCATCCATCGCGACCAGCAGCGCTCGCTCGCCATTATTTCCGGCTGGGTCGATGATCCCGACCAGCATGTGCGCCGACTGGCGAGCGAGGGAACGCGGCCGCGCCTGCCTTGGGCCATGCGCCTGACGCAGCTCGTCAGGAATCCGGCGCCGATCCTGCCGATCCTGAGCGCATTGATGGACGATCCGGAAGATTATGTGCGCCGCTCCGTCGCCAACAGCCTGAACGATATTGCCAAGGATCATCCGGATATGGTTGCCGCCTTCATCGCCGGCCAGATCGAGGACGCTTCACCCGAGCGCCGCCGGCTGCTGAAACATGCCTCGCGCACGCTCCTGAAGAACGGCCACGCACAGGCGCTCGCGAATTTCGGCTTCGGCTCCGCGGCCTCGCTCGCATGCGAACTGCGCCTCCTGAACGGTGAGGTGGTGTTCGGCGAAGGGCTGGATTTCGCAATGCGGATGACCAATGGCGGCGAAGCCGCGCAATCGGTGATGATCGACTATGCCATCCACCATGTGAAGGCTGACGGCTCGCTGTCGCCCAAGGTCTTCAAGTGCAAGACGATCACGCTGGCTCCCGGCCAGAGCCAGGCGATCGAGCGCCGCCACGCCATTCGACCGATCACGACCCGGCGCTATTATCCCGGCGAACATCGCATCGCCATCCTCGTCAACGGTGCCGAAAGCGCATCGGAAAGCTTCGTCCTCAGAATGCCGTCGATGGATGCCGGTTAAGGCTTTTTGTGCGCCGCACTTGACTTTGTGAGTGAATTAGCCCAAATGCGGCTCAGCTTTCACCCTTCCGGCCGCCGCGTGAGCGTGCCCCTGCTAAAAAATACGAAACGCAGGAAGAAGGGACAAAAGCGCATTTCGATAAAGCGCCGCACTCCCATCAGCGGCCAGAAGCGCTGGAAAGCTTTTTCCAACTTGCAAGTTCCCACTTCACGCGGGGTTCTTGACGCCAGAATGAAACCGGATCGCATGGTGCGTTCCGGCCATAGTCGTTGTGGCGCCCCGAAAGGTTATGCCTTGACTAATTTTGAATCGCTTGGTGTCTCCAAGCCGATCGTCGCCACCTTGTTCCAGCTCGGCATCGAAACGCCGACGCCGATCCAGGAACAGGCCATCCCCCTTCTCCTCCAGGGCCGAGATCTGATTGGCCTTGCCCAGACCGGCACCGGCAAGACCGCCGCCTTCGGCCTGCCGCTCATCGAAAAGCTGCTTGCCGACGAGCGTCGCCCAGACAACCGCACGACGCGGACGCTTATCCTGGCGCCGACCCGCGAACTGGTGAACCAGATCGCCGACAACCTGAAGAAATTCATCCGCAAATCGCCGCTGCGCATCAACGTCGTCGTTGGCGGCGTCTCGATCAACAAACAGCAGCTTCAGCTGGAAAAAGGCACCGATGTTCTGGTCGCTACGCCCGGCCGCCTGCTTGATCTCGTCAATCGTCGCGCCATCACCCTGACCACGGTGCGCTATCTCGTGCTTGATGAAGCCGACCAGATGCTCGACCTCGGCTTCGTGCACGATCTGCGGAAGATCGCCAAGCTGGTGCCGAAGAAGCGCCAGACCATGCTGTTTTCGGCCACCATGCCGAAGGCTATCGCCGATCTCGCCGGCGAATATCTCGTCGATCCTGTGAAGGTTGAAGTCACGCCTCCGGGCAAGGCTGCCGACAAGGTCGAGCAGTATGTCCATTTCGTCGCCGGCAAGAACGACAAGACGGAACTGTTGCGCAAGTCGCTGACCGAAAATCCCGACGGCCGCGCCATCGTCTTCCTGCGCACCAAGCATGGCGCGGAGAAGCTGATGAAGCACCTCGACAATATCGGCTATTCCGTCGCCTCGATCCACGGCAATAAGAGCCAGGGCCAGCGCGAGCGGGCGCTGAAGGCCTTCCGTGACGGCAGCATCAAGACCCTGATCGCCACCGACGTTGCCGCCCGCGGCATCGATATCCCGGCCGTCAGCCACGTCTATAACTACGACCTGCCCGAGGTGCCCGACGCCTATGTCCATCGCATCGGCCGCACCGCGCGCGCCGGCCGCGACGGCATCGCGATTGCCTTCTGCGCCCCCGACGAAGCCAAGCTGCTGCGTGACATCGAGCGCCTGATGGGCATCGACATCGCAGTCGCAAGCGGCGAACCGCCGGCCAATATCAACAATAGCGGCCCCCGCCGCGGCAACGGCAATGGCAACAACCGCAACCGCGGTGGCGGCCAAGGTCGCGAAGGCCAAGGTCGCGAAGGTCATGGCCGCAGCGAAGGCCGTGGCGACGCGAACCGCTCAGAGCATCGCGGCAGCCGTCAGGAACGCCGCCCGCGTCCCGAACGCACAAGCCGCAACGAGGATTTCCGCGGCCAGCGCCGCGGCGAGGCCACCCCGAATCTTGGCCCCGATAACGATCTGGTCTCGACCTCCGACTTCCGCCCCTCGGCAAAGCCGCAGCGTCCTGCCCATCACGGCGCCCACGCCAATGGCGAACCGAGTGGGCATCACCGCGGCAATAACCGCCACGCCGGTCGCCCGGCCCGAAAGCAAGGCGAAGACCGCGGCCCGCACCAGGCCCAGGGCGGCGAACCCCGCCGTGAGGGCAATGGTGGCAACCGCCGCGGCGGCTCCGGCTCCCGCAATGGTGGCCAGCGCCGCGAACGCGCCTAATCGCCGATTGATTTAACGAAGAAGGCCGATCCTTCGGCCATGAATTTGGGGGCCGGAAGCATCGGATGAGATGCCCGGCCTTTCTCATTGTGGTGACGGCAACACCGCAACGGCAGGGGTTGACGAATCGACTTCCTTCGCGCTTTGGCGGAAGCCTTGCGAAATCAATGCGCTGTGAAGCCGCTGTCGACGGACAGCGCGACGCCGCAAGGGACCGCGCTGTGACGGCTTGCATCCCGGATGCTTGAGACCTAACTTGGCTCCATGCTTGACCATCCGTCCCGGCCGTTGTCGCCCTCAACAATCCCAATGGATGCCCTGAGCGAGGTCCTGCAGGACTTTCGCTTGAGTGGAGTCAACTATGGACGCTGCGAGCTCAGGCATCCATGGAGCATCACCTTTCCGCAACAACAACTGCTTCGTTTTCACTTCGTCAGCCAGGGTCCGTGCTGGATCCATACCGAGGTCCAAGGGTGGCAGGAGTTGAATGATGGCGATCTGGTGCTGCTGCCGCAAGGCGTCACACACCGATTGGCGAGCGCGCCGGACGTTGAGGGCGACTCGCTTAAAAGCTGTCAGATTACAAGATTGGGCAGCAACGTCTGCGACGTCTCTCGGGAAGGGACGGGTGCCGCCAGCACCCTCTTCTGCGGCTCCATGGCTTTGGGCGCCCATGCGCTTAACCCCTTGATCGCCCTGATGCCTCCAATCATCAAAGGCTGCGATGTGGCCGGTAATGACCCGATCGTGGGCCCCCTGCTGGCCGCTATGTCAACGGAGGCGACACAGCCCCAGATGGGAAGCGCGACGGTCTTGTCACGTATGGCGGACTTGCTCGCAGCGCGGCTTATCCGCTGCTGGGTCAACTGCAGCGGAGCCTCGACCACCGGCTGGCTCGCCGCCATCCGCGATCCCAATATCGGTCGTGCGTTGGCGGCCATGCACCGGGATCCCGGCCATAACTGGACCCTCGAAAGGCTCGCCGGCGTGGCAGGCCAGTCGCGCTCGATCTTCGCCGAGCGCTTCAGCGCTATCTTGGGAGAAGGCGCGGCACATTATCTCGCCCGCCTGCGTATGCAGCTTGCCCGCGATTTGTTGGCGCAAAACGGCATGTCGGTTGCCGAGGTTGCCTCCCGATTGGGCTATGACTCCGAGGCGTCTTTCGCGCGGGCCTTCAAGCGTGTCACGAACGTCTCCCCCGGAATTGTGCGTCGCACAAGTTCCGGACGAACGGACATGGATTTCGGATTTTAAGATACATATCATCCTGAAAACTTCGTCTATGAAATCTCCGAACAGGAGAGCCTTCAATGACGGATACAACATCAGAGTTCGACGAGGCCGCAATTGGTCTGCAGACAGCTGAATCACCCGCCTGGAGTGGAGCCACTTGGTTTGCCGTCATTTCCATGGCGGCCGCCAGCTTTGCACTGGTGTCTGCTGAGTTCCTGCCCGCGGGCCTGTTGACGCCAATGGCGCGCGATCTCGGCATTTCCGAGGGAACGGCCGGACAGGTCGTCACCGCCACCGCTTCCGTCGGCGCTGTGACGGCCCTTTTGAGCAATGTTCTCATCGGCAGACTGAACCGCAAGGCGGTGCTGGTCAGTCTCAGTGCGTTGGCGATCGGCTCCAATATTCTCGCATCGTTGGCGACCGACTTTTGGCTGTTGCTGTTGGGCCGGGCTGGCTTGGGCATCGCGCTCAGCGGCTTTTGGGCGCTTTCAGTGGCCGTCGTGGCGAGGCTGGTCGGCGCCAATGCGACAGGTCGAGGCATGGCTATCGTCACCCTCGGCGTTTCGCTCGCCACGATAGCTGCACCATCAGCAGGTGCTTTGAT
Encoded here:
- a CDS encoding DNA alkylation repair protein, producing MPEPLKNLLHEALVGDIADRLAAHAPSFDKAHFVKLATDGLVALELMERAALIRDALFVTLPEDFSDAAAILKASLPASGKPGLTGWMLLPINQFIAARGLDHFELGLDLLKALTPHFTAEFGIRPFIHRDQQRSLAIISGWVDDPDQHVRRLASEGTRPRLPWAMRLTQLVRNPAPILPILSALMDDPEDYVRRSVANSLNDIAKDHPDMVAAFIAGQIEDASPERRRLLKHASRTLLKNGHAQALANFGFGSAASLACELRLLNGEVVFGEGLDFAMRMTNGGEAAQSVMIDYAIHHVKADGSLSPKVFKCKTITLAPGQSQAIERRHAIRPITTRRYYPGEHRIAILVNGAESASESFVLRMPSMDAG
- a CDS encoding DEAD/DEAH box helicase, which translates into the protein MVRSGHSRCGAPKGYALTNFESLGVSKPIVATLFQLGIETPTPIQEQAIPLLLQGRDLIGLAQTGTGKTAAFGLPLIEKLLADERRPDNRTTRTLILAPTRELVNQIADNLKKFIRKSPLRINVVVGGVSINKQQLQLEKGTDVLVATPGRLLDLVNRRAITLTTVRYLVLDEADQMLDLGFVHDLRKIAKLVPKKRQTMLFSATMPKAIADLAGEYLVDPVKVEVTPPGKAADKVEQYVHFVAGKNDKTELLRKSLTENPDGRAIVFLRTKHGAEKLMKHLDNIGYSVASIHGNKSQGQRERALKAFRDGSIKTLIATDVAARGIDIPAVSHVYNYDLPEVPDAYVHRIGRTARAGRDGIAIAFCAPDEAKLLRDIERLMGIDIAVASGEPPANINNSGPRRGNGNGNNRNRGGGQGREGQGREGHGRSEGRGDANRSEHRGSRQERRPRPERTSRNEDFRGQRRGEATPNLGPDNDLVSTSDFRPSAKPQRPAHHGAHANGEPSGHHRGNNRHAGRPARKQGEDRGPHQAQGGEPRREGNGGNRRGGSGSRNGGQRRERA
- a CDS encoding AraC family transcriptional regulator, with amino-acid sequence MLDHPSRPLSPSTIPMDALSEVLQDFRLSGVNYGRCELRHPWSITFPQQQLLRFHFVSQGPCWIHTEVQGWQELNDGDLVLLPQGVTHRLASAPDVEGDSLKSCQITRLGSNVCDVSREGTGAASTLFCGSMALGAHALNPLIALMPPIIKGCDVAGNDPIVGPLLAAMSTEATQPQMGSATVLSRMADLLAARLIRCWVNCSGASTTGWLAAIRDPNIGRALAAMHRDPGHNWTLERLAGVAGQSRSIFAERFSAILGEGAAHYLARLRMQLARDLLAQNGMSVAEVASRLGYDSEASFARAFKRVTNVSPGIVRRTSSGRTDMDFGF